In the Muricauda sp. MAR_2010_75 genome, one interval contains:
- a CDS encoding TonB-dependent receptor: protein MKPMNLKKLLFVTLFLMFGLLKAQAQTGNIQGTITDENGIYVPGANVFIESLSKGAITDFDGRFTLVSIPEGSYTLKITYMGYADVDQEVSVTGGRTAAVSIVLNPSNVELDEVQVSAYGLSGQAKALNTQRTNLNITNVVSTDQIGKFPDANIGDAVKRIPGITMQVDQGEARNIIVRGLSPQLNSVTLNGSRIPSAESDNRNIQMDLIPSDMIQTIEVNKAVTPDMDADALGGSVNLVTRTAPQGFRISATAGSGVNFITDKRIWNGSLLIGDRTNDGKFGYMFSATINDNDFGSDDVEAEWADEFEYYTGEDDDEGEPILEEVDVDPYTNVTEQRTYLVQRVRRSFSANFDYQINANNNIFLKTMYNWRDDRENRFRLEYEILDGEDIEVGDFSVNNGKLTRFPAEVKRQSKGGIAGGRNKNRRLEDQRMQNYTLGGNHLFGSLKMDWMAAYAKASEERLNERYAEYESEYIVRNDNSNPRYPIMTAADPADFDDLGSFEFGEITNENQYTEEEDMNFFVNFELPADIFARGDGSVKFGARGRFKTKERNNDFFEYDLEDDFPTLGDVPIKNYTDPDYLAGPKYQAGNFASEEWLGSLNLNSSNGEALLDEFLPGNFEVKENVLGAYAMINQKLSSNLSVLAGVRVENTKLESDGNRVIYIEEDEDNGIEEGIEVERVSDENSYTNVMPGLHFKYDVDTNTILRFAWTNTLARPNYVDLIPRSEIVNEDAEVIVGNPELDPTTSMNFDLNAEHYFQSVGIVSGGLFYKRINDFIYTFITEAENDSFGAGTTGYDVFQPLNGDSASIFGAEVSFQRQLDFLPGFARNFSIYLNYTYLSSSADGIRNEDGDERTDLDLPNTAPNMFNGSLGYADKRFSARLSANFSDSYIDEIGGNAFEDRYYDTQFFLDFNASYAITNNLRIYTDVNNITNQPLRYFQSVKERTQQAEFYDIRFTFGLKYDLFRK from the coding sequence ATGAAACCAATGAACCTAAAGAAACTACTTTTTGTAACGCTTTTTTTGATGTTTGGACTGTTAAAAGCTCAAGCTCAGACAGGGAATATCCAAGGAACAATTACTGACGAGAACGGGATTTATGTTCCAGGTGCCAACGTATTCATTGAATCGCTTTCCAAAGGAGCCATTACCGATTTTGATGGTAGATTTACCTTGGTCAGTATTCCTGAAGGGAGCTATACTTTAAAAATAACCTACATGGGCTATGCCGATGTTGACCAAGAAGTCTCTGTAACGGGAGGTCGCACAGCCGCGGTGAGTATTGTATTGAACCCAAGCAATGTTGAACTGGATGAAGTTCAAGTGAGTGCCTACGGACTTAGTGGTCAAGCCAAGGCCTTGAATACCCAACGCACCAATTTGAATATCACTAATGTGGTTTCCACGGACCAGATCGGGAAATTCCCCGATGCCAATATCGGGGATGCCGTAAAACGTATTCCTGGCATCACCATGCAGGTGGATCAAGGTGAAGCAAGAAACATTATCGTTCGAGGTTTGTCTCCACAATTAAACTCCGTTACCTTGAACGGGAGCCGTATTCCTTCCGCAGAATCCGATAACCGGAACATTCAGATGGATTTGATTCCTTCCGATATGATTCAGACCATTGAGGTGAACAAGGCAGTAACGCCAGATATGGATGCCGATGCTTTGGGGGGATCTGTAAATTTGGTTACCCGTACCGCTCCGCAAGGATTTAGGATTTCCGCAACCGCAGGATCGGGAGTTAATTTTATTACTGATAAAAGAATATGGAACGGTTCCCTTTTGATAGGTGATCGAACCAATGACGGCAAATTCGGATACATGTTTTCCGCAACCATCAATGACAATGATTTTGGTTCGGATGATGTTGAAGCCGAATGGGCCGATGAATTTGAATACTACACAGGAGAGGATGATGACGAAGGGGAGCCTATCTTGGAAGAAGTGGATGTGGATCCATATACCAATGTTACCGAGCAGAGAACCTATTTGGTACAACGGGTAAGAAGAAGTTTTTCAGCCAATTTCGACTACCAAATCAATGCCAACAACAACATTTTCTTAAAAACGATGTACAATTGGAGAGATGACCGTGAGAACAGATTTCGATTGGAGTATGAGATTTTGGATGGAGAAGATATTGAAGTGGGAGATTTTTCAGTAAACAATGGAAAATTGACTCGCTTTCCTGCTGAGGTTAAAAGACAGAGTAAAGGTGGTATTGCAGGTGGCCGAAACAAAAACCGTCGTTTGGAAGATCAGCGCATGCAGAACTACACCTTGGGAGGCAACCACTTGTTTGGGTCTTTAAAAATGGATTGGATGGCAGCTTATGCCAAAGCTTCCGAAGAACGCTTGAATGAGCGTTATGCCGAATACGAGTCAGAGTACATTGTGAGAAATGATAACAGTAACCCTAGGTATCCTATAATGACTGCTGCAGATCCTGCCGATTTTGATGATTTGGGCAGTTTTGAGTTTGGAGAAATCACCAATGAGAACCAATACACGGAAGAAGAGGATATGAACTTCTTTGTGAATTTTGAACTGCCAGCGGATATTTTTGCTCGGGGTGATGGTTCTGTGAAATTTGGGGCAAGAGGTAGATTCAAGACGAAGGAAAGAAACAATGATTTCTTCGAATACGATTTGGAGGACGATTTTCCAACCTTGGGTGATGTTCCCATCAAAAATTACACAGACCCAGATTACTTGGCAGGACCCAAATACCAAGCGGGCAATTTTGCCAGTGAGGAGTGGTTGGGTTCGTTGAATTTGAACAGTTCCAATGGAGAGGCTTTACTTGACGAATTTTTACCGGGCAATTTTGAGGTAAAAGAAAATGTTCTAGGTGCCTACGCCATGATCAACCAAAAGCTTTCCAGTAATTTAAGTGTCTTGGCGGGTGTCCGTGTGGAGAACACCAAACTGGAATCTGATGGGAACAGGGTCATTTACATTGAAGAAGATGAGGACAACGGTATTGAGGAAGGTATTGAAGTAGAGCGCGTTTCAGATGAAAACTCCTATACCAATGTCATGCCGGGCCTTCACTTTAAATACGATGTGGACACCAACACCATCCTTCGATTTGCTTGGACCAACACCTTGGCCCGTCCCAATTATGTGGATTTAATTCCTAGGTCAGAGATTGTCAATGAAGATGCCGAGGTCATCGTGGGTAACCCAGAATTGGATCCAACCACTTCCATGAATTTCGATTTGAATGCAGAACATTATTTTCAGAGTGTGGGTATTGTTTCCGGTGGTCTTTTCTATAAAAGAATCAATGATTTTATATACACGTTCATTACAGAAGCCGAAAACGATTCTTTTGGAGCAGGGACCACAGGCTACGATGTTTTTCAACCATTGAATGGCGACTCCGCTTCCATTTTTGGAGCTGAGGTATCCTTCCAACGTCAACTGGACTTCTTGCCTGGCTTCGCTAGAAACTTCAGTATTTATTTAAACTATACCTACTTATCTTCCAGTGCCGATGGTATCCGCAATGAGGATGGTGACGAGCGTACCGATTTGGATCTCCCCAACACCGCGCCCAATATGTTCAACGGGTCTTTGGGCTATGCCGATAAAAGGTTCAGTGCTCGACTTTCAGCCAACTTTTCCGATTCCTATATCGATGAAATTGGGGGTAACGCTTTTGAAGATCGGTACTATGATACCCAGTTCTTCTTGGATTTCAATGCCAGCTATGCCATTACCAATAACTTGAGGATCTATACCGATGTGAACAACATCACCAATCAACCCCTACGGTATTTCCAAAGTGTAAAAGAAAGGACCCAACAAGCCGAATTTTACGATATCCGCTTTACATTCGGGTTGAAATACGATTTGTTCAGAAAATAA
- a CDS encoding DUF4199 domain-containing protein, whose translation MKNLTLPIRFGIVTSAVLIAYFLILSLMGKHTNVFYSLFNGVITGFGIYETIKYTKLRQGKGFSYGNGFTAGITTGFIATLLFTIFFAFYSTELDSTYLDELSKVWSKDYKNFQGIVFFTVAIMGFATTLILTLSFMQLFKSTNNQKK comes from the coding sequence ATGAAAAATTTAACCCTGCCTATTCGCTTTGGAATAGTTACAAGTGCCGTTCTTATAGCGTATTTTTTAATCTTGTCCCTAATGGGAAAACACACCAATGTTTTCTATAGCCTGTTCAATGGGGTCATTACCGGTTTTGGTATTTATGAGACCATAAAATACACCAAGCTTAGACAAGGTAAGGGATTTAGCTACGGAAATGGATTTACGGCGGGAATCACCACTGGGTTTATAGCTACGCTATTGTTCACCATTTTCTTTGCTTTTTATAGCACGGAGCTGGACAGTACATATCTGGATGAACTCTCTAAGGTATGGTCCAAAGACTATAAAAACTTTCAAGGTATTGTTTTCTTTACAGTGGCCATTATGGGGTTTGCCACCACCTTGATTTTAACGCTTTCCTTTATGCAACTCTTTAAATCCACAAACAATCAAAAAAAATAA
- the rplU gene encoding 50S ribosomal protein L21 produces MYAIVEMAGQQFKVAKDQKVYVHRLQTEEGKKVTFDKVLLLDDNGNVTIGAPVIEGAAVEAKVVKHLKGDKVIVFKKKRRKGYQKKNGHRQYLTEIVVESILAKGAKKAAPAAKAKTEEKPAAEPKKAEAKKAAAPKKEAPKAKATEDLSSKTVAELKEMAKAKDITGYSSMKKAELIEALSK; encoded by the coding sequence ATGTACGCAATTGTAGAGATGGCAGGGCAGCAATTTAAAGTTGCAAAAGACCAAAAAGTGTACGTTCACCGTTTGCAGACAGAAGAAGGTAAAAAAGTTACTTTTGACAAAGTGCTTCTTTTGGATGACAACGGAAACGTTACCATTGGCGCCCCGGTCATAGAAGGTGCGGCTGTTGAGGCCAAAGTTGTAAAACACCTTAAAGGAGATAAGGTAATTGTCTTCAAAAAGAAAAGACGTAAAGGATACCAAAAGAAAAACGGTCACAGACAATATTTGACTGAGATCGTTGTTGAAAGTATCCTAGCTAAAGGAGCCAAGAAAGCCGCTCCTGCAGCAAAAGCCAAAACTGAGGAAAAACCTGCTGCCGAGCCAAAAAAGGCAGAAGCTAAAAAAGCAGCAGCTCCTAAAAAAGAGGCTCCAAAAGCAAAGGCAACTGAAGACTTGAGCTCCAAAACTGTAGCAGAGTTGAAGGAAATGGCCAAGGCTAAGGATATTACCGGTTATTCTTCCATGAAGAAAGCTGAGTTGATTGAAGCGTTAAGTAAATAA
- the ahcY gene encoding adenosylhomocysteinase, producing MSTKTIPYVPYKVKDISLAQWGRKEIELAEAEMPGLMALREEYGKEQPLKGARIAGCLHMTIQTAVLIETLVALGAEVTWSSCNIFSTQDHAAAAIAAAGIPVYAWKGMNEEEFDWCIEQTLFFGEERQPLNMILDDGGDLTNMVFDKYPELAAGIRGLSEETTTGVHRLYERMKKGTLPMPAINVNDSVTKSKFDNKYGCRESAVDAIRRATDTMLAGKRVVVAGYGDVGKGTAASFRGAGAIVTVTEIDPICALQACMDGYEVKKLETVISNADVVITATGNKDIIREEHFRALKDKAIVCNIGHFDNEIDMAWLNKNYGNTKDEIKPQVDKYTIDGKDLVILAEGRLVNLGCATGHPSFVMSNSFTNQTLAQIELWNHSDKYENEVYMLPKHLDEKVAQLHLARLGAELTELKEDQAEYIGVEVKGPFKPDYYRY from the coding sequence ATGAGCACAAAGACAATTCCGTATGTACCTTATAAGGTAAAGGACATTTCCCTGGCACAATGGGGTAGAAAAGAGATTGAGCTTGCCGAGGCCGAAATGCCCGGACTTATGGCATTGCGGGAAGAATACGGTAAGGAACAGCCCTTAAAGGGAGCGCGAATTGCCGGTTGCCTGCACATGACCATACAAACAGCCGTCTTGATAGAGACCTTGGTGGCTCTAGGTGCCGAAGTGACTTGGAGTTCCTGCAACATTTTCTCTACCCAAGACCACGCTGCTGCCGCCATAGCCGCGGCTGGGATTCCTGTGTATGCTTGGAAGGGCATGAACGAAGAAGAATTCGATTGGTGTATTGAACAAACCTTGTTTTTTGGAGAGGAAAGACAGCCTTTAAATATGATCTTGGATGATGGGGGAGACCTTACCAACATGGTTTTTGACAAATACCCAGAATTGGCAGCAGGAATCAGAGGGCTCTCTGAAGAGACCACAACCGGAGTTCACCGTTTGTACGAGCGAATGAAAAAGGGCACATTGCCCATGCCCGCCATCAACGTGAACGACTCTGTGACCAAGTCCAAGTTCGATAATAAATATGGATGTCGTGAAAGTGCCGTGGATGCCATCCGAAGGGCTACCGATACCATGTTGGCCGGAAAACGAGTTGTGGTTGCCGGATATGGTGATGTTGGAAAAGGAACGGCCGCTTCTTTCCGTGGGGCAGGAGCTATTGTTACTGTCACTGAAATTGACCCTATCTGTGCGCTTCAGGCCTGTATGGATGGTTACGAAGTAAAAAAATTGGAGACCGTTATCTCAAATGCCGATGTGGTGATTACTGCTACCGGGAACAAGGATATTATCCGTGAAGAGCATTTCCGTGCTTTGAAAGACAAGGCCATTGTCTGCAATATTGGACATTTTGACAATGAAATCGATATGGCCTGGTTGAACAAAAACTACGGCAATACCAAAGATGAAATAAAACCACAAGTGGACAAGTATACCATTGATGGCAAAGATTTGGTGATCTTGGCCGAAGGCCGACTGGTAAATTTGGGCTGTGCCACGGGACACCCCAGTTTTGTGATGAGCAATTCGTTCACCAACCAAACGCTGGCGCAAATTGAGCTTTGGAACCACAGCGACAAATACGAAAACGAAGTGTACATGCTTCCCAAGCATTTGGATGAAAAAGTAGCCCAACTGCATTTGGCCCGTTTGGGTGCAGAACTGACCGAGCTTAAGGAAGACCAAGCGGAATACATTGGTGTGGAGGTAAAAGGCCCCTTTAAGCCGGATTATTACAGGTACTAG
- a CDS encoding D-TA family PLP-dependent enzyme, which yields MSKDWYEIENVETVDSPSIALYPEHLKYNINEMITLVDGQTKRLMPHIKTNKMPEVMEVLLESGITNFKASTISEAEIAAEAGAKSVLIAHQLVGPKIDRFLHLIQHYPETQFSTILDNEDSAELLNQKALEQELSVAVYIDINNGMDRSGIEIGPGLDELMAYLKICKSLVFKGLHAYDGHLRDPDFEVRNQKIEKGVKDVEVYFEALRDDYPLAELICGGTPSFTSHLQKEKRITSPGTCVLWDWGYGEKLTEQHFKYAALLVTRIISKPTEEIITVDLGHKSVAGENPIDKRVKFLNLDNYELLSQSEEHGVIKVKDWDKYKVGDVLYGVPYHICPTINLHDEVSVIENGKKVDTWEITARKRKLRF from the coding sequence ATGTCCAAAGATTGGTATGAAATTGAAAATGTGGAAACGGTAGATTCGCCTTCCATAGCATTGTACCCCGAACATCTCAAGTACAATATCAATGAGATGATCACCTTGGTGGATGGCCAAACCAAAAGATTGATGCCGCACATTAAAACCAATAAAATGCCCGAGGTAATGGAAGTTTTATTGGAGTCGGGAATTACCAATTTTAAAGCTTCCACCATTTCTGAAGCAGAAATTGCTGCCGAGGCTGGTGCCAAATCTGTATTAATTGCCCATCAGTTGGTAGGACCTAAAATAGACCGATTTTTACATTTAATTCAACACTATCCCGAAACCCAGTTTTCCACTATTTTGGACAATGAGGATAGCGCAGAACTTTTGAACCAAAAAGCGTTGGAGCAAGAGCTTTCCGTTGCTGTTTATATTGACATAAACAATGGAATGGACCGTTCCGGAATTGAAATTGGCCCGGGACTGGATGAGCTTATGGCTTATTTAAAAATATGTAAGTCTTTGGTTTTTAAAGGACTTCATGCCTATGATGGTCACTTAAGGGATCCTGATTTTGAAGTTCGAAACCAAAAAATAGAAAAAGGGGTGAAAGATGTTGAAGTCTATTTTGAAGCGTTGCGAGACGATTATCCCCTAGCCGAATTGATCTGCGGAGGGACACCTTCTTTCACTTCGCATTTGCAAAAAGAAAAAAGAATAACCAGTCCTGGAACCTGTGTGCTTTGGGACTGGGGCTACGGTGAAAAATTAACCGAACAGCACTTTAAATATGCCGCTCTTTTGGTCACACGAATTATCTCCAAGCCTACAGAAGAAATTATTACCGTGGATTTGGGGCATAAATCCGTTGCCGGGGAAAATCCGATTGACAAACGTGTTAAATTCCTGAATCTGGACAATTATGAGTTGCTTTCACAAAGCGAAGAGCACGGTGTAATCAAGGTAAAAGATTGGGACAAATACAAAGTCGGGGATGTCCTGTACGGTGTTCCGTACCATATTTGTCCCACTATTAATCTTCATGATGAAGTTTCCGTTATTGAAAACGGTAAAAAGGTCGATACTTGGGAAATTACCGCCCGAAAACGAAAACTTCGGTTTTAA
- a CDS encoding tetratricopeptide repeat protein translates to MRACVKSLSLLFAILVLFPSKGWGQQKPIDFSAVETSDPTYLDLQKKLDHSKNNPEFPKQIAQSHLKLGEYYRSLGLYSEAMEQYNKALEQIGIDFNDTLYTTLNNNIGKVYLSQNNFKLAEQHFTETMNTVVNLDDSKGQAESMGLLGACYEKQGEYDKALAYQKESLFLFEQLNDRHGVAMTNENIGSIYEDLEEFDLAHEYFRKAYQYLQGSGTAEEINVLNNLGDSFRKTGKYESALDYTNQALKIAKKLNDFHQLESAHKDLSKTYALIGDFEKAHAQLMQAEEYKSAMLKAQNNNQLHVLQAIYETNKKEAEIQLLKEQNKVSAANQNLLWVALFALAAILTILYSYLGRKRKAKLKIQEYKQRMLKAELDKKAIEEKNLQNEVQLKTASLSRYSLHLSQKNKILLDLANTLRNIASRRNMDTSEKIKALVKEIDFNLQQEDEWDEFMNFFKEIHPEFIKKLSTLSDASLSPAELRLGMLLRLNLSSKEIASILRVTPDSVRVARHRLRKKLPIDQKSELVNFMIEL, encoded by the coding sequence ATGAGAGCATGTGTTAAATCTTTATCTCTCTTGTTTGCCATCTTGGTCCTTTTCCCTAGCAAGGGTTGGGGCCAACAAAAACCTATTGACTTTTCTGCTGTAGAAACTTCTGACCCTACCTATTTGGATCTTCAAAAAAAATTGGATCATTCCAAAAACAATCCTGAATTTCCAAAACAAATTGCTCAAAGCCACTTAAAGCTGGGTGAATATTACCGCTCTTTGGGATTGTATTCCGAAGCCATGGAACAATACAACAAAGCTTTGGAGCAAATCGGGATTGATTTCAATGATACCCTTTACACTACCCTGAACAACAATATCGGCAAAGTATACCTTTCCCAAAATAATTTTAAACTGGCCGAGCAACATTTCACCGAAACCATGAACACTGTGGTGAATTTGGATGATAGCAAAGGACAGGCAGAATCCATGGGGCTGCTTGGAGCTTGTTACGAAAAACAAGGCGAGTACGACAAGGCATTGGCCTACCAAAAAGAAAGCTTATTTCTGTTTGAACAGTTGAATGACAGGCATGGGGTGGCCATGACCAACGAGAACATCGGCAGTATTTATGAGGACTTGGAGGAGTTTGACTTAGCCCATGAATATTTTCGTAAAGCTTATCAGTATTTGCAAGGCAGTGGAACTGCGGAAGAGATCAACGTGCTCAATAATTTGGGAGATAGTTTCAGGAAAACTGGAAAGTATGAGTCCGCTCTTGATTATACGAACCAAGCCCTAAAGATTGCAAAAAAGTTGAATGATTTCCACCAGTTGGAAAGTGCTCATAAAGACTTGTCCAAAACTTATGCCCTCATAGGCGATTTTGAAAAGGCCCATGCCCAGTTGATGCAAGCCGAGGAATACAAAAGTGCCATGCTAAAGGCTCAGAACAATAATCAGCTCCATGTGCTTCAGGCCATCTATGAGACCAATAAAAAGGAGGCTGAAATTCAATTGTTGAAGGAACAGAACAAGGTAAGTGCAGCCAATCAGAACCTGTTATGGGTGGCTTTGTTCGCTTTGGCGGCTATTCTTACCATTTTATATAGCTATTTGGGTAGAAAACGGAAGGCGAAGCTAAAAATCCAAGAATACAAACAGCGGATGCTCAAGGCAGAACTTGATAAAAAAGCCATTGAGGAAAAGAATTTACAGAATGAGGTGCAACTTAAAACGGCTTCACTATCGCGATATAGCCTCCATCTTTCACAGAAAAATAAAATCTTGCTCGATTTAGCAAATACCCTTCGAAATATTGCTTCCCGAAGAAATATGGATACCTCGGAAAAAATCAAGGCCTTGGTAAAAGAGATTGACTTTAACCTTCAGCAAGAAGATGAATGGGACGAGTTCATGAATTTCTTTAAAGAAATACATCCGGAGTTCATCAAAAAATTATCCACTCTTTCAGACGCCAGTCTTTCACCCGCGGAACTTCGTTTGGGGATGTTGCTACGATTAAACCTCTCTTCCAAAGAGATTGCGTCAATCCTTCGGGTGACTCCAGATAGTGTTCGTGTGGCGCGGCACCGACTTCGCAAAAAACTCCCCATAGATCAAAAATCCGAGTTGGTAAATTTTATGATAGAACTTTGA
- a CDS encoding phytase has product MKKLYIPFVLVLGIISCKQGNKLPAIAPDIITERTPNDTDDPAIWINPQDSSKSIVFGTDKETNGGVYAFDLDGKIIKEKSITNIQRPNNVDLEYGFQLNDSVAVDVIAFTEREKQQIRLFSVPDMKPLDGGGFPVFEDETDVEQRLAMGISLYKSPKDSSVYAIVGRKIGPSGSYLYQYKLESDSTGVSTNLVRKFGSFTGGKEIEAIAVDNELGFVYYSDEGECVKKYHAEPEMGNQELACFGGEYFLEDIEGIAIATYPNGEGYIIVSDQQRGQFNIFSRKDNSFIKAVNLSTMETDGCDVVTVPLNDTFPNGLFAAMNDEKNFYFYDLNKALDLNR; this is encoded by the coding sequence ATGAAAAAATTATATATTCCATTTGTTTTGGTACTGGGGATCATCTCGTGCAAGCAAGGCAATAAATTACCGGCCATCGCCCCGGATATCATTACGGAAAGAACACCGAACGATACCGATGACCCTGCCATTTGGATTAATCCCCAAGACTCATCAAAAAGTATTGTTTTTGGGACGGATAAGGAAACTAACGGAGGGGTCTATGCCTTTGATCTCGATGGAAAGATCATCAAAGAGAAATCAATCACCAACATTCAACGCCCCAATAATGTGGATTTGGAATATGGTTTTCAATTAAATGATTCCGTTGCTGTAGATGTGATTGCCTTCACGGAACGGGAGAAACAACAAATTCGGTTGTTCTCCGTCCCTGATATGAAACCCTTGGACGGTGGCGGCTTTCCCGTTTTTGAAGATGAAACCGATGTGGAACAGCGTTTGGCCATGGGCATCAGCCTGTACAAATCACCAAAAGATTCCTCGGTCTATGCCATTGTAGGTCGAAAAATTGGACCAAGCGGTTCCTATTTGTATCAATATAAATTGGAATCGGATAGCACGGGGGTGTCGACCAATTTGGTCCGGAAATTTGGAAGTTTTACCGGCGGAAAAGAAATTGAGGCCATTGCTGTGGACAATGAACTCGGTTTTGTATACTATTCCGATGAGGGCGAATGTGTAAAAAAATACCATGCCGAGCCTGAAATGGGAAATCAGGAATTGGCTTGTTTTGGAGGAGAATACTTTTTGGAGGACATCGAAGGAATTGCCATTGCCACATACCCCAATGGCGAAGGCTATATTATCGTTTCCGATCAACAACGGGGCCAGTTCAATATTTTTTCCAGAAAGGACAACAGCTTCATCAAGGCGGTAAACCTATCCACCATGGAAACCGATGGGTGTGACGTGGTCACAGTTCCGTTGAACGACACTTTTCCAAACGGACTTTTCGCTGCAATGAACGATGAAAAGAACTTCTACTTTTATGATTTGAACAAAGCTTTGGATTTAAACCGATGA
- a CDS encoding DUF3332 domain-containing protein, with translation MKKFTTCLLLSSAILFSSCLGSFKAFNNLKDWNQGATDSKFLDNLIFWGLNIVPVYGLFFLGDVLIFNVIEFWSGSNPIAMKPGESETQMVEHDGNTFKMVATQNRIQVTVVEGPKKGKKLELFYKPDEKSWNAIRPNGEIIKLSSFEEGFYIVYMPNGEKVKIDPMSTREEGLAILQENKTCYYSESLLAD, from the coding sequence ATGAAAAAATTCACCACTTGCTTGTTGTTGTCCTCAGCAATTTTGTTCTCCAGTTGTTTGGGGTCTTTTAAAGCATTCAACAACCTTAAGGATTGGAACCAAGGTGCTACCGACAGCAAATTTTTGGACAACCTTATTTTTTGGGGATTGAACATCGTTCCTGTTTATGGATTGTTTTTTCTTGGCGACGTATTGATTTTCAACGTCATCGAATTTTGGTCTGGATCTAACCCCATTGCCATGAAACCGGGCGAATCCGAGACCCAAATGGTAGAACACGATGGGAACACCTTTAAAATGGTGGCCACACAAAACCGCATACAGGTTACTGTGGTTGAAGGACCTAAGAAGGGCAAGAAATTGGAATTATTTTATAAGCCTGATGAAAAATCTTGGAATGCCATCAGACCCAATGGAGAAATTATCAAACTATCTTCTTTTGAGGAAGGATTCTATATTGTGTACATGCCCAATGGTGAAAAAGTTAAAATAGACCCAATGAGCACGCGTGAAGAAGGGTTGGCCATTCTACAAGAAAACAAGACCTGTTATTATTCCGAAAGCCTTTTAGCGGATTAA
- the rpmA gene encoding 50S ribosomal protein L27, giving the protein MAHKKGVGSSKNGRESESKRLGVKIFGGQAAVAGNIIVRQRGTKHNPGENVYAGKDHTLHAKVDGLVKFEKKAGGKSYVSIEPFQA; this is encoded by the coding sequence ATGGCTCACAAGAAAGGTGTAGGTAGTTCAAAAAACGGTAGAGAATCAGAATCGAAACGCTTAGGTGTTAAGATTTTTGGTGGTCAGGCAGCAGTTGCTGGTAACATCATTGTAAGACAACGTGGTACCAAGCACAATCCTGGCGAAAATGTTTACGCTGGTAAAGACCATACTTTGCATGCCAAGGTGGATGGTTTAGTTAAGTTTGAAAAGAAAGCGGGTGGAAAATCCTATGTTTCCATCGAGCCTTTCCAAGCATAA